One part of the Planctomycetota bacterium genome encodes these proteins:
- a CDS encoding tetratricopeptide repeat protein — translation MDAVTYPNEESERRLNESFVALRVPFDRNGVLERRWAVSWTPGILVLDSGERVHYRAYGYHPPEEFAHLLGVARGMTEFDAGDFEQASRTFSRVVEDVRRSAMVPEALYWLGVARYKAGDRDGLVRAWSRLLDEHPENLWARRAGFIRAPARAEPDRGGAAAA, via the coding sequence ATGGATGCGGTGACGTATCCCAACGAGGAGTCGGAGCGCCGTCTGAACGAGTCCTTCGTGGCTCTGCGGGTGCCGTTCGACCGAAACGGCGTTCTCGAGCGGCGCTGGGCCGTCTCGTGGACGCCGGGGATCCTGGTTCTGGATTCCGGGGAGCGCGTGCACTACCGGGCGTACGGGTATCACCCGCCCGAGGAATTCGCGCATCTCCTGGGCGTGGCCCGGGGAATGACGGAGTTCGACGCCGGCGACTTCGAGCAGGCGTCGCGGACCTTCTCCCGCGTGGTCGAAGACGTCCGGCGCTCGGCGATGGTCCCCGAGGCGCTCTACTGGCTGGGCGTCGCGCGCTACAAGGCTGGGGACAGGGACGGGCTGGTGCGGGCGTGGAGCCGGCTGCTGGACGAGCATCCGGAGAACCTATGGGCGCGGCGGGCCGGCTTCATCCGCGCCCCGGCGCGGGCGGAGCCCGACCGCGGCGGGGCCGCGGCGGCCTGA